From the Apus apus isolate bApuApu2 chromosome 4, bApuApu2.pri.cur, whole genome shotgun sequence genome, one window contains:
- the SEC31B gene encoding protein transport protein Sec31B isoform X3 — translation MKLKEIERTAVQAWSPANNHPIYLATGTSAQQLDASFSTNATLEIFEVDFRDPSLDMKQKGTLTASNRFHKLIWGNFGNGSSESSGVLIGGGDNGVLTMYSVHNILASKSEPIIGQTEKHSGPVRALDFNPFQSNLLASGANDSEIFIWDLNNFSVPMTPGAKSQPHEDISAVSWNRQVQHILSSAHPSGKAVVWDLRKNEPIIKVSDHSNRMHCSGMAWHPEVATQLVLSSECDRLPVIQIWDLRFATSPLSQLERHTRGILSVSWCQADPELLLSSAKDNRILCWNPSVGEVVYELPIRSQWCFDVQWCPRNPSVFSAATFDGWINIYSVMGGNLEAQQKTQADKISSSFNNLDPFGTGQVLPPLQVPEQVAQTTLIPPLKKPPKWIRRPVGVSFAFGGKLISFGLTKAPGQQMQQAHLHQVFISQVTTETEFLLRSRELQMALQSENLCDYCQGKIQTAKSPFDENLWNFLKVNLEQESRTKLLRLLGYSKEDLQKKISSCLSNGIPDKQPLPEADETNAVQPDQLLINSSDDVAAVSSSSAFFDNLIPQNMSTLEIPVTEDTDGLISQALLLGNFEGAVELCIRAERFADAIILAIAGGENLLKETQKRYFAKRKTKLSLLLSSIVQQNWQDIVCTCDLQSWKEALAILLTYSKHEDYTQLCDMLGARLESEGDASLCNDACLCYISSGNVERLVECWVKNHETSSPLALQDLIEKVMVLSKSIEMLRGTAGPAPGPVLAERITQYASLLASQGCLAAAMNYLPSSSKELLIEQLRDRLFHAQGENVGDQQPPPFPYTRVNVGVTKHTSPAAKGTSAPEGAAHKTDPRHPEKPNYQSSFAPSAPSQPSVPSLFTPQPVPAMSMTPHHVAPPQASTGPQTGPPYPQYNLGLAPATVSGPAVCQSQPFGPAGVRPVGPAPFPSQPSLPGQSMPVASPGVPPPRPAHFTPASVPSSQLPAACPLPVASQSSLGFSSAYFSPMNMGYPQGGPGAPATQPLPAASVPPPPTGFFPWLDPHVDHSAQEPWTDPSTVRGGLQKKKPPSQLQ, via the exons GGTCCTCAGAGTCCTCTGGAGTGCTCATAGGTGGAGGGGATAATGGTGTACTGACAATGTACAGTGTGCACAACATTTTGGCTTCCAAGAGTGAGCCTATAATTGGGCAGACAGAGAAGCATTCAGGTCCTGTTCGAGCTCTTGACTTCAACCCTTTCCAG AGTAACCTCTTGGCTTCTGGAGCAAATGATTCTGAAATTTTCATCTGGGACTTGAATAACTTCAGTGTGCCTATGACTCCAGGGGCTAAATCACAG CCTCATGAAGACATCAGCGCAGTGTCCTGGAATCGGCAGGTGCAGCATATCCTGTCCTCCGCTCACCCCAGCGGCAAGGCTGTGGTTTGGGACCTCAGGAAGAATGAGCCTATCATCAAAGTCAGTGACCACAGCAACAGA ATGCATTGCTCAGGAATGGCCTGGCATCCAGAAGTTGCAACCCAACTGGTCCTTTCCTCTGAGTGTGACCGCTTGCCAGTGATCCAAATATGGGACTTACGTTTTGCTACCTCTCCTTTGAGCCAGCTGGAAAGGCACACTAG GGGAATTCTCTCTGTCTCTTGGTGCCAGGCTGACCCTGAACTGCTGTTGAGTAGCGCCAAAGACAATCGGATCTTGTGCTGGAACCCAAGTGTGGGGGAG GTGGTTTATGAGTTGCCCATACGGAGTCAGTGGTGCTTTGATGTCCAGTGGTGTCCAAGGAATCCTTCGGTCTTCTCTGCTGCCACTTTCGATGGCTGGATCAACATTTATTCTGTTATGGGTGGGAACTTAGAAGCTCAGCAGAAGACACAGGCTGACAAG atttcttcctccttcaacAACCTGGATCCCTTTGGTACAGGACAGGTGCTTCCACCTCTACAAGTGCCAGAGCAAGTAGCTCAGACCACCTTGATTCCACCATTAAAAAAGCCACCCAAGTGGATTCGCAGACCCGTGGGAGTTTCATTTGCA TTTGGAGGAAAACTTATTTCCTTTGGTCTCACCAAAGCTCCTGGACAGCAAATGCAGCAGGCTCACCTGCACCAGGTATTCATCAGTCAAGTCACCACTGAAACTGAATTCCTGCTCCGATCCAGAGAACTGCAGATGGCCTTGCAGTCAGAGAACCTTTGTGATTACTGCCAGGGCAAGATCCAGACAGCCAAGTCTCCATTTGATGAGAACCTTTGGAACTTCTTGAAG GTGAATCTGGAGCAGGAGTCCAGGACTAAACTCCTCAGGCTGCTGGGCTACAGTAAAGAGGATCTACAAAAAAAG ATCTCTTCGTGCTTGAGTAATGGGATCCCAGATAAACAGCCCCTTCCTGAGGCAGATGAGACAAATGCTGTGCAGCCAGATCAG CTTTTGATAAATTCCAGTGATGACGTAGCTGCCGTTTCCTCCTCTTCAGCCTTTTTTGACAACCTCATCCCACAGAATATGAGCACATTGGAGATTCCTGTCACAGAAG ATACAGATGGACTCATCAGCCAAGCTCTTTTGTTGGGGAACTTTGAGGGTGCAGTGGAGCTGTGCATAAGGGCAGAGCGTTTTGCTGATGCCATAATCTTAGCTATAGCCGGAGGGGAGAACCTCCTGAAGGAGACCCAGAAACGCTATTTTGCCAAGCGTAAGACAAAACTCTCCCTG CTGCTTTCCTCCATTGTGCAGCAGAACTGGCAAGATATTGTTTGCACATGTGATCTACAGAGCTGGAAGGAGGCACTGGCCATCTTGTTAACATACTCAAAGCATGAGGACTATACCCAGCTCTGTG ATATGCTGGGTGCCCGCCTAGAGTCAGAGGGAGATGCATCCCTGTGCAATGATGCCTGCCTCTGCTATATCTCATCAGGCAAtgtggagaggttggtggaaTGCTGGGTAAAAAACCATGAGACTTCGTCACCCCTTGCCCTGCAG GATCTCATAGAGAAGGTGATGGTGCTGAGTAAGTCCATTGAGATGCTTCGAGGCACAGCAGGACCAGCTCCAGGCCCTGTCTTGGCAGAACGAATCACCCAATATGCCAGTCTCCTGGCATCGCAGGGATGCTTGGCAGCTGCAATGAATtacctgcccagcagctctaAAGAG CTCCTGATTGAACAGCTCCGAGACCGGCTTTTCCATGCTCAAGGAGAGAATGTGGGTGATCAGCAGCCACCCCCTTTTCCCTACACACGTGTCAATGTAGGTGTCACTAAACACACATCCCCAGCAGCCAAGGGCACTTCTGCACCTGAAGGAGCAGCTCACAAAACAGATCCCAGACACCCAGAGAAG CCCAACTATCAGTCATCATTTGCCCCCTCAGCACCTTCTCAGCCTTCAGTGCCTTCCCTCTTCACGCCTCAGCCAGTGCCAGCGATGTCGATGACACCTCACCATGTTGCCCCTCCCCAGGCCAGCACGGGTCCACAAACAGGGCCCCCATACCCACAGTACAACTTGGGCTTGGCTCCAGCAACTGTTTCAGGGCCAG CTGTGTGTCAGTCTCAGCCATTCGGACCAGCAGGAGTCAGACCGGTTGGAcctgctcccttccccagccagccTTCTCTGCCAGGACAATCCATGCCCGTGGCATCTCCTGGTGTTCCACCACCCAGACCTGCCCACTTCACTCCAGCCTCAGTGCCATCATCTCAGCTTCCTGCAGCTTGTCCTCTCCCTGTGGCAAGCCAGTCTTCTCTAGGTTTCTCTTCAGCATATTTCAGCCCAATGAACATGGGTTACCCTCAGGGAGGTCCTGGAGCTCCAGCTACTCaacccctgccagcagccagtgttcctcctcctcccacag GTTTCTTCCCTTGGCTAGATCCCCACGTGGATCATTCAG CTCAGGAACCTTGGACTGATCCTTCCACTGTGAGAGGAGgccttcaaaagaaaaag CCCCCATCACAGCTCCAGTAA